A genomic window from Ananas comosus cultivar F153 linkage group 22, ASM154086v1, whole genome shotgun sequence includes:
- the LOC109727600 gene encoding protein UPSTREAM OF FLC-like isoform X1: MEGRMRRYGARSSPERTRVWVEPQPPPPMAMAMPKQHSQSPQPKKVPVVYYLCRNRHLEHPHFMEVPLSSSSEALYLRDVIIRLNALRGKGMAAMYSWSCKRSYKNGFVWHDLSEDDLVHPAQGNEYILKGSELLDRSPPDRQHHGASNTKIENSKQPQQESPTSCRNQEVCSSSSSPTILVEGTKLPPPSPLPPPPPTPPSPPPSTLREDEPCHTPRSGSSGNFSPEPKGRTAPSSRTSSLSPTEYRIYKPVGAQDASTQTDDRKGKNPVQAETRTTGVSTDDGPLDFQERDPKRTPRSNEQPEMIIESSPPLTSSSVSSGGRIDTLESLIRAEASKRNSFRILEEEEVYVPVASRLRATNLLMHLITCGSISVKDHRSFGLVPTYRPRFTHMNFPSPFFSTSMMVGDMDGFSEKPRMMGMRLEGAEYFSGSLLETKRHKEGEAGVPILKRSSSFDEDRTSKIPDSKGNKENLADSSSVKCLPRAMKMASCRSARNETIRSPISDAGNSSAVPECSGQSSPLCSSKGGSKRITDSSSAKGSSRRLESFKEEKEKVIKIEERLASGARVIIKSSCDESYDSSESL, from the exons ATGGAGGGGAGGATGAGGAGATACGGGGCGCGATCGAGCCCCGAACGGACTAGGGTTTGGGTGgagccgcagccgccgccgccgatggcGATGGCGATGCCGAAGCAGCATTCGCAGTCGCCGCAGCCGAAGAAGGTCCCTGTTGTGTATTACCTCTGCCGCAATCGCCATCTCGAGCACCCGCACTTCATGGAGGTCCCattgtcctcctcctccgaggCCCTATACTTGAGAG ATGTGATTATTCGGCTCAATGCGCTGAGAGGGAAGGGCATGGCGGCGATGTACTCGTGGTCTTGTAAGAG GAGCTATAAGAATGGATTTGTGTGGCACGATTTGTCGGAGGACGATTTGGTTCACCCCGCGCAGGGCAATGAGTACATTCTCAAAGGTTCCGAATTGTTGGATCGATCCCCGCCAG ATCGACAACACCATGGCGCAAGCAACACCAAGATCGAGAATTCAAAACAACCGCAACAGGAATCCCCAACTTCATGTAGAAACCAAGAAGtttgctcttcttcttcctcccccaCAATTTTAGTTGAGGGAACAAAACTTCCCCCACCATCACCATTGCCACCGCCGCCTCCTACTCCACCATCACCACCTCCTTCCACTCTTCGAGAAGATGAGCCATGCCACACTCCTCGCTCCGGTTCTTCTGGAAACTTCTCTCCCGAACCCAAAGGAAGAACTGCCCCCTCATCAAGAACAAGCTCCCTCAGTCCGACAGAGTACAGAATCTACAAGCCAGTCGGTGCTCAAGATGCCTCCACTCAAACAGACGATCGAAAAGGGAAGAACCCTGTTCAAGCGGAAACTCGCACCACCGGAGTTTCCACAGATGATGGGCCGTTGGATTTCCAAGAAAGGGACCCTAAACGTACCCCAAGATCGAACGAACAGCCAGAGATGATCATTGAATCATCGCCGCCGCTAACGTCATCTAGTGTTTCTTCGGGTGGGAGAATAGATACTTTGGAATCTCTAATAAGAGCTGAAGCAAGCAAGAGGAATAGTTTTAGGATATTAGAAGAGGAGGAGGTTTATGTCCCTGTCGCGTCAAGGCTAAGGGCAACGAATTTGCTCATGCATTTGATTACATGTGGGTCGATATCTGTTAAGGATCACCGAAGTTTTGGGCTTGTTCCGACTTATAGGCCGAGGTTCACTCATATGAACTTCCCCTCTCCATTTTTTTCTACTTCGATGATGGTGGGAGATATGGATGGCTTCTCGGAGAAGCCAAGGATGATGGGAATGAGGCTTGAAGGGGCAGAATATTTTAGCGGGAGCTTGCTTGAGACTAAGAGGCACAAGGAGGGAGAGGCCGGGGTGCCTATTCTAAAGCGATCTTCGTCCTTTGACGAGGACAG AACCTCCAAAATACCTGACTctaaaggaaacaaagaaaacctAGCGGACTCGTCAAGTGTCAAGTGTCTCCCTCGAGCAATGAAAATGGCATCATGCCGATCAGCAAGAAACGAAACGATTCGTTCACCTATCTCCGACGCGGGAAACTCCTCGGCCGTGCCAGAGTGCAGTGGCCAATCCTCCCCTCTCTGTTCATCGAAGGGCGGAAGTAAAAGAATAACCGATTCTTCCTCTGCGAAAGGTTCGTCGAGGAGGTTAGAGTCCttcaaggaggagaaggaaaaggtGATCAAGATCGAAGAAAG GCTTGCTTCTGGTGCTCGGGTTATAATCAAATCCAGTTGCGACGAAAGCTATGATAGCTCAGAATCACTGTGA
- the LOC109727600 gene encoding protein UPSTREAM OF FLC-like isoform X2 gives MEGRMRRYGARSSPERTRVWVEPQPPPPMAMAMPKQHSQSPQPKKVPVVYYLCRNRHLEHPHFMEVPLSSSSEALYLRDVIIRLNALRGKGMAAMYSWSCKRSYKNGFVWHDLSEDDLVHPAQGNEYILKGSELLDRSPPDRQHHGASNTKIENSKQPQQESPTSCRNQEVCSSSSSPTILVEGTKLPPPSPLPPPPPTPPSPPPSTLREDEPCHTPRSGSSGNFSPEPKGRTAPSSRTSSLSPTEYRIYKPVGAQDASTQTDDRKGKNPVQAETRTTGVSTDDGPLDFQERDPKRTPRSNEQPEMIIESSPPLTSSSVSSGGRIDTLESLIRAEASKRNSFRILEEEEVYVPVASRLRATNLLMHLITCGSISVKDHRSFGLVPTYRPRFTHMNFPSPFFSTSMMVGDMDGFSEKPRMMGMRLEGAEYFSGSLLETKRHKEGEAGVPILKRSSSFDEDRTSKIPDSKGNKENLADSSSVKCLPRAMKMASCRSARNETIRSPISDAGNSSAVPECSGQSSPLCSSKGGSKRITDSSSAKGSSRRLESFKEEKEKACFWCSGYNQIQLRRKL, from the exons ATGGAGGGGAGGATGAGGAGATACGGGGCGCGATCGAGCCCCGAACGGACTAGGGTTTGGGTGgagccgcagccgccgccgccgatggcGATGGCGATGCCGAAGCAGCATTCGCAGTCGCCGCAGCCGAAGAAGGTCCCTGTTGTGTATTACCTCTGCCGCAATCGCCATCTCGAGCACCCGCACTTCATGGAGGTCCCattgtcctcctcctccgaggCCCTATACTTGAGAG ATGTGATTATTCGGCTCAATGCGCTGAGAGGGAAGGGCATGGCGGCGATGTACTCGTGGTCTTGTAAGAG GAGCTATAAGAATGGATTTGTGTGGCACGATTTGTCGGAGGACGATTTGGTTCACCCCGCGCAGGGCAATGAGTACATTCTCAAAGGTTCCGAATTGTTGGATCGATCCCCGCCAG ATCGACAACACCATGGCGCAAGCAACACCAAGATCGAGAATTCAAAACAACCGCAACAGGAATCCCCAACTTCATGTAGAAACCAAGAAGtttgctcttcttcttcctcccccaCAATTTTAGTTGAGGGAACAAAACTTCCCCCACCATCACCATTGCCACCGCCGCCTCCTACTCCACCATCACCACCTCCTTCCACTCTTCGAGAAGATGAGCCATGCCACACTCCTCGCTCCGGTTCTTCTGGAAACTTCTCTCCCGAACCCAAAGGAAGAACTGCCCCCTCATCAAGAACAAGCTCCCTCAGTCCGACAGAGTACAGAATCTACAAGCCAGTCGGTGCTCAAGATGCCTCCACTCAAACAGACGATCGAAAAGGGAAGAACCCTGTTCAAGCGGAAACTCGCACCACCGGAGTTTCCACAGATGATGGGCCGTTGGATTTCCAAGAAAGGGACCCTAAACGTACCCCAAGATCGAACGAACAGCCAGAGATGATCATTGAATCATCGCCGCCGCTAACGTCATCTAGTGTTTCTTCGGGTGGGAGAATAGATACTTTGGAATCTCTAATAAGAGCTGAAGCAAGCAAGAGGAATAGTTTTAGGATATTAGAAGAGGAGGAGGTTTATGTCCCTGTCGCGTCAAGGCTAAGGGCAACGAATTTGCTCATGCATTTGATTACATGTGGGTCGATATCTGTTAAGGATCACCGAAGTTTTGGGCTTGTTCCGACTTATAGGCCGAGGTTCACTCATATGAACTTCCCCTCTCCATTTTTTTCTACTTCGATGATGGTGGGAGATATGGATGGCTTCTCGGAGAAGCCAAGGATGATGGGAATGAGGCTTGAAGGGGCAGAATATTTTAGCGGGAGCTTGCTTGAGACTAAGAGGCACAAGGAGGGAGAGGCCGGGGTGCCTATTCTAAAGCGATCTTCGTCCTTTGACGAGGACAG AACCTCCAAAATACCTGACTctaaaggaaacaaagaaaacctAGCGGACTCGTCAAGTGTCAAGTGTCTCCCTCGAGCAATGAAAATGGCATCATGCCGATCAGCAAGAAACGAAACGATTCGTTCACCTATCTCCGACGCGGGAAACTCCTCGGCCGTGCCAGAGTGCAGTGGCCAATCCTCCCCTCTCTGTTCATCGAAGGGCGGAAGTAAAAGAATAACCGATTCTTCCTCTGCGAAAGGTTCGTCGAGGAGGTTAGAGTCCttcaaggaggagaaggaaaag GCTTGCTTCTGGTGCTCGGGTTATAATCAAATCCAGTTGCGACGAAAGCTATGA